From Streptomyces sp. Edi4, one genomic window encodes:
- a CDS encoding zinc-dependent alcohol dehydrogenase, with the protein MRALTWHGKRDVRVDTVPDPTIQDDDDIVIKVTTTGLCGSDLHLYEVLGPFLDPGDILGHEPMGIVEEVGPEVTALKPGDRVVIPFNVSCGTCYMCGHGLHSQCETTQVREHGTGASLFGYTKLYGQVPGGQAQYLRVPFGNKLPIKVPEGPLDERFVYLSDVLPTAWQAVEYAAVPPGGSVAVLGLGPIGDMSARIAAHRGAGTVIGIDLVPERLERARRRGVHTLDLRECGDGLTDAVRELTGGRGPDAVIDAVGMEAHGNRVAAAAQGLTTFLPDALASAMMKKAGIDRLSALYTAIDLVRRGGTISVSGVYGGAADPMPLLTMFDKQLQLRMGQANVRRWVDDILPLLTDGDPLGVDEFATHRLTLEQAPDAYEMFQKKRDGAVKVLFTP; encoded by the coding sequence ATGAGGGCACTCACCTGGCACGGCAAGCGCGACGTACGCGTGGACACCGTGCCCGATCCCACCATCCAGGACGACGACGACATCGTCATCAAGGTGACCACCACCGGCCTGTGCGGCTCGGACCTGCACCTCTATGAGGTCCTCGGGCCCTTCCTCGATCCCGGAGACATCCTCGGGCACGAACCCATGGGCATCGTCGAAGAGGTGGGCCCCGAGGTCACCGCCCTCAAGCCGGGCGACCGGGTGGTCATCCCCTTCAACGTCTCGTGCGGGACGTGCTACATGTGCGGCCACGGCCTGCACTCGCAGTGCGAGACCACCCAGGTGCGCGAGCACGGCACGGGCGCCTCGCTGTTCGGCTACACCAAGCTCTACGGCCAGGTGCCGGGCGGCCAGGCCCAGTACCTGCGCGTCCCCTTCGGCAACAAGCTGCCCATCAAGGTGCCCGAAGGCCCCTTGGACGAGCGCTTCGTCTACCTGTCCGACGTCCTGCCCACGGCATGGCAGGCGGTCGAGTACGCCGCCGTCCCGCCGGGCGGCAGCGTCGCCGTCCTCGGTCTCGGCCCGATCGGAGACATGAGCGCCCGCATCGCCGCGCACCGGGGCGCCGGGACCGTCATCGGGATCGACCTCGTCCCCGAGCGCCTCGAGCGGGCCCGGCGCCGCGGCGTCCACACCCTCGACCTGCGGGAGTGCGGCGACGGTCTCACCGACGCCGTACGCGAACTCACCGGCGGCCGGGGCCCGGACGCCGTCATCGACGCGGTGGGCATGGAGGCACACGGCAACCGCGTCGCGGCCGCCGCCCAGGGCCTCACGACGTTCCTGCCCGACGCTCTCGCCTCCGCCATGATGAAGAAGGCCGGGATCGACCGGCTCTCCGCGCTGTACACGGCGATCGACCTCGTCCGCAGGGGAGGCACCATCTCCGTCTCCGGCGTCTACGGCGGCGCCGCCGACCCGATGCCGCTCCTGACCATGTTCGACAAGCAGCTCCAACTGCGCATGGGCCAGGCCAACGTGCGGCGCTGGGTCGACGACATCCTCCCGCTCCTCACCGACGGCGACCCCCTCGGGGTGGACGAGTTCGCCACCCACCGCCTGACCCTGGAGCAGGCGCCCGACGCGTACGAGATGTTCCAGAAGAAGCGGGACGGCGCCGTCAAGGTGCTCTTCACCCCCTGA
- a CDS encoding glycosyltransferase family 1 protein yields the protein MEAPSLDRQDEIRVASVPAGHVYVRHCSAPETDGVRRLTDPRPNGAPSTSQRWWPPVMLDPDWVSAHHEDFDVFHLHFGFDAQSPAQLSALVDTLERHRKPLVYTVHDLRNPHQLDPATHDAALDVIIPAADHLITLTPGAAETIAGRWNRTATVLPHPHVVELPLLARPRPVHDQFRVGVHAKSLRPNMAVLPVVRVLADTVAELPDAEFQVNIHRDVTDPEAPAYAPQLVEELRELAHHGRLTLTIHDYFDDEQLWDYLESLDLSVLPYRFGTHSGWLEACHDLGTAVAAPDCGFYAQQRPCLTYGHTQEGGLDEESLRKAVLRAYEERPAPRATEQHRTRERAELAAAHRALYTRVLR from the coding sequence GTGGAAGCGCCATCGCTGGATCGTCAGGACGAGATCAGGGTCGCCTCGGTGCCCGCGGGTCATGTGTACGTGCGGCACTGCTCCGCGCCGGAGACCGACGGGGTCAGGCGGCTGACCGATCCCCGGCCCAATGGCGCGCCCAGCACGTCACAGCGGTGGTGGCCACCGGTCATGCTCGACCCCGACTGGGTGAGCGCCCACCACGAGGACTTCGACGTCTTCCATCTGCACTTCGGGTTCGACGCGCAGAGCCCCGCCCAGCTGTCCGCCCTCGTGGACACCCTCGAAAGGCACCGAAAACCGCTGGTGTACACGGTGCACGACCTGCGCAACCCCCACCAGCTCGACCCCGCGACCCACGACGCGGCCCTCGACGTCATCATCCCGGCCGCCGACCACCTCATCACGCTCACCCCCGGCGCCGCCGAGACCATCGCCGGCCGCTGGAACCGGACGGCGACCGTCCTGCCGCACCCCCATGTGGTGGAGCTGCCGCTCCTGGCCCGCCCCCGGCCGGTCCACGACCAGTTCCGGGTGGGGGTGCACGCCAAGAGCCTGCGGCCCAACATGGCCGTGCTGCCCGTCGTACGCGTACTCGCCGACACGGTGGCCGAGCTGCCCGACGCGGAGTTCCAGGTGAACATCCACCGCGATGTGACGGACCCCGAAGCGCCCGCCTACGCACCTCAACTCGTGGAAGAGCTCAGGGAGTTGGCGCATCACGGGCGGCTCACCCTCACCATCCACGACTACTTCGACGACGAACAGCTCTGGGACTATCTGGAATCCCTCGACCTGTCCGTGCTGCCCTACCGGTTCGGCACCCACTCCGGATGGCTCGAGGCCTGCCACGACCTGGGCACCGCGGTCGCGGCCCCGGACTGCGGGTTCTACGCCCAGCAACGTCCCTGTCTGACGTACGGGCACACCCAGGAGGGCGGCCTGGACGAGGAGTCGCTGCGCAAGGCCGTCCTGCGCGCCTATGAGGAGCGGCCCGCGCCCCGGGCCACCGAGCAGCACCGGACCCGGGAGCGCGCCGAACTCGCCGCCGCGCACCGGGCCCTCTACACCCGCGTGCTGCGATGA
- a CDS encoding glutamate--cysteine ligase yields MRTVGVEEELLMVSARTGEVLALSPVVVSPPGPRKPGADDGQEFEKELQQEQVEFATDPLTGMGEIEDEIVQRRRAAATRAEEAGGTVAALATSPVPVRPSLDLGERHLWMAENFGLTAREQLTCGCHVHVAVESDDEGVAVLDRIRPWLSVLTAISGNSPFWQGEDSGYGSYRSRVWNRWPSAGPTEIFGSADRYHHHVESMIATGALRDDGMIYFDARLSARYPTVEVRVSDVCLQPSTTVAIAALVRALVETASGDWRAGRPPAPVSAGLLRLASWRAARSGLTGALVDPRSMREKPASDVLGALVTHVEGALKDSGDLERVRRTLERLTRGGTGAERQREFYRQHGSLEAVVRECARVTALAD; encoded by the coding sequence ATGCGTACCGTCGGCGTGGAAGAAGAACTGCTCATGGTGAGTGCGCGGACCGGCGAGGTCCTCGCGCTCTCCCCGGTCGTCGTCTCGCCCCCGGGGCCCCGGAAGCCGGGCGCGGACGACGGGCAGGAGTTCGAGAAGGAGCTGCAACAGGAACAGGTGGAGTTCGCCACCGACCCCCTCACGGGCATGGGTGAGATCGAGGACGAGATCGTTCAACGGCGCCGGGCGGCGGCCACCCGCGCCGAGGAAGCGGGAGGCACCGTCGCCGCCCTCGCCACCTCACCCGTGCCGGTGCGTCCCTCACTCGACCTCGGCGAGCGCCACCTGTGGATGGCCGAGAACTTCGGGCTCACGGCCCGCGAGCAGCTGACCTGCGGCTGCCATGTGCATGTGGCGGTCGAGTCGGACGACGAGGGCGTCGCCGTCCTCGACCGGATCCGGCCATGGCTCTCGGTGCTCACGGCCATCAGCGGGAACTCGCCCTTCTGGCAGGGCGAGGACAGCGGCTACGGCAGCTATCGAAGCCGCGTGTGGAACCGGTGGCCCTCCGCAGGACCGACCGAGATCTTCGGCTCCGCCGACCGCTACCACCATCACGTCGAGTCGATGATCGCCACCGGCGCCCTGCGCGACGACGGCATGATCTACTTCGACGCCCGCCTCTCCGCCCGCTATCCGACGGTGGAGGTCCGCGTGTCCGACGTCTGCCTCCAGCCGAGCACCACAGTGGCGATCGCCGCCCTGGTGCGCGCCCTGGTGGAGACGGCCAGTGGGGACTGGCGCGCGGGCCGGCCCCCGGCGCCGGTCAGCGCGGGGCTGCTGCGCCTCGCGTCCTGGCGGGCCGCCCGGTCGGGCCTGACCGGCGCGCTGGTCGACCCGCGCTCGATGCGCGAGAAGCCCGCGTCCGACGTGCTCGGGGCTCTTGTGACCCACGTCGAGGGCGCGTTGAAGGACAGCGGTGACCTGGAGCGCGTACGGCGCACGCTGGAGCGGTTGACGCGGGGCGGCACGGGCGCCGAGCGCCAGCGCGAGTTCTACCGGCAGCACGGGAGCCTGGAGGCGGTCGTCCGGGAGTGCGCCCGCGTCACCGCCCTGGCCGACTGA
- a CDS encoding cytochrome c oxidase subunit 4: MKAEAYLFAGVAVFFLGTGVGYGWWSGREPAGTAALTVAFIMSSLICFFFARHHQRHGARPEDRGRSEIAERAGPVDFFPARSPYPALTGFGAAVTATGLVFGLWLFVLGFGVLGAGVGGLAFQYVHRDE, encoded by the coding sequence ATGAAAGCCGAGGCATATCTCTTCGCGGGGGTCGCGGTGTTCTTCCTTGGCACCGGCGTGGGCTACGGATGGTGGTCGGGGCGCGAACCCGCGGGCACCGCGGCCCTCACCGTGGCGTTCATCATGTCGTCGCTGATCTGCTTCTTCTTCGCCCGCCATCACCAGCGCCACGGGGCGAGGCCCGAGGACCGGGGCCGCTCGGAGATCGCCGAGCGCGCAGGACCCGTCGACTTCTTCCCCGCGCGCAGCCCCTACCCCGCCCTCACCGGCTTCGGCGCGGCGGTCACGGCGACCGGCCTCGTCTTCGGACTGTGGCTGTTCGTCCTCGGCTTCGGGGTGCTGGGCGCCGGCGTGGGCGGTCTGGCCTTCCAGTACGTCCACCGGGACGAATGA
- a CDS encoding DUF6381 family protein → MSVGDEYRSRARELAARAKEWKEAAERATDPEQRKRLSDKARRAEDQSEQAGRMAGQGLGPV, encoded by the coding sequence ATGAGCGTGGGAGACGAATACCGCAGCCGCGCCCGCGAGTTGGCGGCCCGGGCCAAGGAGTGGAAGGAGGCCGCCGAACGGGCCACCGACCCCGAGCAGCGCAAGCGTCTGTCGGACAAGGCCCGCCGGGCCGAGGACCAGAGCGAGCAGGCGGGCCGCATGGCCGGGCAGGGCCTGGGCCCGGTGTAA
- a CDS encoding galactosyltransferase-related protein: protein MRTAVITLAAGRHSHLRLQQDGLARGTRVPDQYVIVSMDDPAIGPLTAGSEPEADVLTVPLAEGRLPLAAARNAGAERALEGGADLLVFLDVDCVPGPALVAGYARAAQDGALLCGTVAYLPPPPPGGYDLEELAALAPPHPARPAPAEGEILRGGDPRLFWSLSFALTARTWRRVGGFCEAYTGYGGEDTDFAALAARRGVDLWWVGGAPAYHQHHPTHEPPVQHLDDILRNGALHQRRWGTWPMAGWLRAFQELGLVVYDPGADTWRKR, encoded by the coding sequence ATGCGTACCGCGGTGATCACCCTCGCCGCCGGCCGGCACTCCCATCTGCGGCTCCAGCAGGACGGGCTCGCCCGGGGCACACGCGTCCCCGACCAGTACGTGATCGTCTCCATGGACGACCCCGCCATCGGCCCCCTCACCGCGGGCAGTGAACCCGAAGCGGACGTGCTCACCGTGCCGCTCGCCGAAGGCCGCCTGCCGCTCGCCGCCGCCCGCAACGCGGGGGCGGAGCGCGCCCTCGAAGGCGGCGCCGACCTCCTGGTCTTCCTCGACGTGGACTGCGTACCGGGTCCCGCACTCGTGGCCGGATACGCCCGCGCGGCACAGGACGGGGCGCTGCTGTGCGGCACGGTCGCCTATCTGCCGCCCCCGCCGCCCGGGGGTTACGACCTCGAAGAGCTCGCCGCTCTCGCGCCGCCGCACCCGGCCCGCCCCGCGCCCGCCGAGGGCGAGATCCTGCGCGGGGGAGACCCGCGTCTGTTCTGGTCCCTCTCCTTCGCCCTCACCGCCCGCACCTGGCGGCGCGTCGGCGGGTTCTGCGAGGCGTACACCGGTTACGGCGGCGAGGACACCGACTTCGCGGCCCTGGCGGCCCGGCGCGGCGTGGACCTGTGGTGGGTCGGCGGCGCCCCCGCCTACCACCAGCACCACCCGACACACGAGCCGCCCGTGCAGCACCTGGACGACATCCTGCGCAACGGGGCGCTCCACCAACGCCGTTGGGGCACCTGGCCCATGGCCGGATGGCTCCGCGCGTTCCAGGAGCTGGGCCTGGTCGTGTACGACCCCGGCGCCGACACCTGGCGCAAGCGATGA
- a CDS encoding catalase, whose amino-acid sequence MTTEHPTADSTASGDGLPGRPGPVSPPVAEPTRPADPLPPKPDQQGPETVSPTGQATGADPARMAQSGAYLTTAQGTRVYDTDHSLKAGARGPVLLQDHHLREKITHFDHERIPERVVHARGAAAHGVFQGYGTATEVTKAAFLAKGVETPVFVRFSTVLGSRGSSDTVRDTRGFATKFYTDEGTFDLVGNNIPVFFIQDAVKFPDIVHAAKPHPDREIPQAQSAHDTFWDFVSLHTEATHHTLWNMSDRGIPRSYRMMEGFGVHTFRLVNTAGDTVLVKFHWKPKLGVHSLVWEEAQLINGMDPDFHRRDLFDAIEAGAFPQWELGIQVFPDTPEQTFEGIDLLDPTKIVPEELAPVQPIGLMTLNANTKNYFAETEQVAFHPGHLVPGIDVTDDPLLAGRLFSYLDTQISRLGGPNFAQIPINRPHAPVNDMLRDGMHQTAVHTGVAPYRPNSLDGGCPFLAGADMSAFIETPVRIPEASKVREAPASFADHFSQPRLFWLSMSAPEREHIIAAYTFELNKCFEQAVKERNLQVLANIDTELCEQVAAGLGLPAPSATVPLDAVDPSPALSQLGHTWPTDGRVIGIVADAAADLDGVRTVRQAVLDAGMVPLVIAPAGGTLGSGGDPIAVQRTFATARSVEYDALLFAGAPEPGADAYGARDAKAGAPASPASDPRVLLLLTEAYRHGKAVGGWNDARGLFEASGIGADEPGVVLSDSGTAAVEKVKGALAEHRAWDRFPPAV is encoded by the coding sequence ATGACGACAGAGCACCCCACCGCAGACTCCACCGCGAGCGGCGACGGCCTGCCGGGCAGGCCCGGGCCGGTCTCGCCGCCCGTGGCCGAGCCCACCCGGCCGGCCGACCCGCTGCCCCCCAAGCCGGACCAGCAGGGCCCCGAAACGGTGAGCCCCACCGGCCAGGCCACCGGAGCCGACCCGGCCCGCATGGCGCAGAGCGGCGCGTACCTGACCACGGCCCAGGGGACGCGGGTGTACGACACCGACCACTCCCTGAAGGCCGGGGCGCGCGGGCCCGTCCTGCTCCAGGACCACCATCTGCGCGAGAAGATCACCCACTTCGACCACGAGCGGATCCCGGAGCGTGTGGTGCACGCGCGCGGCGCCGCGGCCCACGGCGTGTTCCAGGGGTATGGCACCGCCACCGAAGTGACCAAGGCGGCCTTCCTCGCCAAGGGCGTGGAGACCCCGGTGTTCGTCCGGTTCTCCACCGTCCTCGGCTCGCGCGGCTCCTCCGACACGGTGCGCGACACCCGTGGCTTCGCGACGAAGTTCTACACCGACGAGGGAACCTTCGACCTCGTCGGCAACAACATTCCGGTCTTCTTCATCCAGGACGCCGTCAAGTTCCCGGACATCGTCCACGCCGCCAAGCCCCACCCGGACCGCGAGATCCCGCAGGCCCAGAGCGCGCACGACACCTTCTGGGACTTCGTGTCCCTGCACACCGAGGCCACCCACCATACCCTGTGGAACATGTCCGACCGGGGCATCCCGCGCTCGTACCGGATGATGGAGGGCTTCGGCGTCCACACCTTCCGGCTGGTCAACACGGCCGGTGACACGGTGCTGGTGAAGTTCCACTGGAAGCCCAAGCTGGGCGTGCACTCCCTGGTCTGGGAAGAAGCGCAGCTCATCAACGGCATGGACCCCGACTTCCACCGCCGTGACCTCTTCGACGCGATCGAGGCGGGCGCCTTCCCGCAGTGGGAGCTCGGGATCCAGGTCTTCCCCGACACCCCCGAGCAGACCTTCGAGGGCATCGACCTCCTCGATCCCACCAAGATCGTGCCCGAGGAACTGGCGCCGGTGCAGCCCATCGGCCTGATGACCCTGAACGCCAACACCAAGAACTACTTCGCCGAGACGGAGCAGGTCGCCTTCCACCCCGGACATCTGGTCCCGGGCATCGACGTCACCGACGACCCGCTGCTCGCGGGGCGTCTCTTCTCCTATCTCGACACCCAGATCAGCCGGCTCGGCGGCCCCAACTTCGCGCAGATCCCCATCAACCGGCCGCACGCGCCCGTCAACGACATGCTCCGCGACGGCATGCACCAGACCGCCGTGCACACCGGCGTGGCGCCGTATCGGCCCAACAGCCTGGACGGCGGCTGCCCCTTCCTCGCAGGCGCCGACATGAGCGCCTTCATCGAGACCCCGGTGCGCATCCCGGAGGCGAGCAAGGTCCGTGAGGCGCCCGCGTCGTTCGCGGACCACTTCAGCCAGCCCCGGCTGTTCTGGCTCAGCATGAGCGCGCCGGAGCGCGAGCACATCATCGCCGCGTACACCTTCGAACTGAACAAGTGCTTCGAACAGGCCGTCAAGGAACGCAACTTGCAGGTCCTTGCGAACATCGACACGGAGCTGTGCGAGCAGGTCGCGGCGGGTCTCGGCCTGCCGGCGCCGAGTGCCACCGTGCCCCTCGACGCGGTGGACCCGAGCCCGGCCCTGTCCCAGCTCGGCCACACCTGGCCGACGGACGGCCGTGTGATCGGCATCGTCGCGGACGCCGCCGCGGACCTGGACGGCGTACGCACCGTTCGCCAGGCCGTCCTCGACGCCGGCATGGTGCCTCTGGTCATCGCGCCGGCCGGCGGCACGCTCGGCTCCGGCGGCGATCCGATCGCGGTGCAGCGGACCTTCGCCACCGCGCGGTCCGTGGAGTACGACGCGCTCCTGTTCGCCGGAGCACCCGAGCCCGGCGCCGACGCCTACGGGGCGCGCGACGCCAAGGCGGGCGCTCCCGCGTCACCGGCGAGTGACCCGCGCGTCCTGCTGCTGCTCACCGAGGCGTACCGGCACGGCAAGGCGGTCGGCGGCTGGAACGACGCACGCGGGCTGTTCGAGGCGTCCGGCATCGGCGCGGACGAGCCCGGCGTCGTGCTGAGCGACAGCGGTACGGCCGCCGTGGAGAAGGTCAAGGGCGCGCTGGCCGAACACCGGGCGTGGGACAGGTTCCCGCCCGCCGTGTGA
- a CDS encoding glycosyltransferase, with amino-acid sequence MIGYYVHHQGRGHLHRARCVVAHVEQPVTVLSSLPRPSTWRGPWIALPPDTTDDPVDPTARGRLHWVPLRHPGHRERMGIIAEWIRAENPALFVSDVSVEAATLARLMGVPVVVAAMRGDRLDAAHRLGYDLADALLAPWPPDLPEPDWPAHWHAKTEHTGSISRYDGRPRPESDGERPGARPEVVVMLGAGGADVTPARLREAALATPGWSWTVLGAPGTPWVEDPWPLLCRADVVVTHAGQNAIAECAAARVPTVVIPQHRPHAEQHATARALRAAGLATVRDAWPAAEEWPALLAETVARPGHWERWSPGDGAARAARLLTDLAGRTPRRPACVPR; translated from the coding sequence GTGATCGGCTACTACGTCCATCATCAGGGCCGGGGCCATCTGCATCGCGCGCGGTGCGTGGTGGCCCACGTGGAACAGCCCGTCACCGTCCTGTCCTCGCTGCCACGGCCGAGCACGTGGCGCGGCCCCTGGATCGCTCTGCCGCCCGACACCACCGACGACCCCGTCGACCCCACCGCCCGTGGCCGGCTGCACTGGGTGCCGCTGCGCCACCCGGGACACCGCGAACGCATGGGGATCATCGCCGAGTGGATCAGAGCGGAGAACCCCGCCCTGTTCGTCAGCGACGTATCGGTGGAGGCCGCGACCCTGGCGCGGCTCATGGGGGTCCCCGTCGTCGTCGCGGCCATGCGGGGCGACCGCCTGGACGCGGCACACCGCCTCGGCTACGACCTCGCCGACGCCCTCCTCGCGCCCTGGCCTCCCGACCTGCCCGAGCCGGACTGGCCCGCGCACTGGCACGCCAAGACCGAGCACACCGGAAGCATTTCGCGCTACGACGGGCGGCCGCGCCCCGAGAGCGACGGCGAGCGGCCCGGGGCCCGCCCCGAGGTGGTCGTGATGCTCGGGGCCGGAGGCGCCGACGTCACGCCGGCGCGACTGCGCGAGGCGGCGCTCGCCACCCCCGGCTGGTCCTGGACCGTACTCGGCGCTCCCGGCACGCCCTGGGTCGAGGACCCCTGGCCCCTGCTGTGCCGGGCGGACGTCGTGGTCACCCACGCCGGCCAGAACGCCATCGCGGAATGCGCCGCCGCCCGTGTGCCCACCGTCGTCATCCCCCAGCACCGGCCGCACGCCGAACAGCACGCCACCGCCCGGGCGTTGCGGGCGGCGGGCCTGGCCACCGTGCGGGACGCGTGGCCCGCCGCCGAGGAGTGGCCCGCCCTGCTCGCCGAGACGGTCGCCCGGCCCGGGCACTGGGAGCGCTGGTCGCCGGGCGACGGGGCGGCGCGAGCGGCGCGCCTCCTGACGGATCTGGCCGGACGGACCCCGAGGCGGCCCGCATGCGTACCGCGGTGA
- the ctaD gene encoding cytochrome c oxidase subunit I: MTQTGTEAQRPGSTVGAARGSALGGRLLNFLTTTDHKVIGAMYFVTAFGFFLFAGLLALGMRAELARPGLQLWSNAEYNQLVTIHGTIMMLLFATPMFAGFTNAVMPLQIGAPDVAFPRLNALTYWLYLFGGLIVVSGFLVPGGAASFGWFAYAPLNSAVRTPGAGGDLWAMGLILTGLSTTLGSVNFIATIVCLRAPGMTMFRMPIFTWNVLLTSILALLAFPVLTALLFALEADRKFGAVVFDPAYGGAILWQHLFWFFGHPEVYIVALPFFGIISEIIPVFSRKPTFGYVGMVGATITITALSAVVWAHHMFATGAVLLPFFSLMSFLIAVPTGVKFFNWIGTMWHGALSFETPMLWSIGFLVTFLFGGLSGVLLASPPLDFHVTDSYFVVAHLHYVLFGTVVFAMFGGFYFWWPKWTGRMLDERLGKIHFWTLFVGFQTTFLVQHWLGAEGMPRRYADYLSADGFTLLNTVSSIGAFLLGLSTLPFLYNVWRTAARAPLVGVDDPWGYGRSLEWATSCPPPRHNFHTMPRVRSDSPAFDLHHPEAAALPVPATPRGQATPDPL, translated from the coding sequence ATGACGCAGACCGGCACCGAGGCGCAGCGGCCCGGGTCCACGGTGGGAGCGGCACGCGGCAGCGCGCTGGGCGGACGGCTCCTGAACTTCCTCACCACCACGGACCACAAGGTCATCGGCGCCATGTACTTCGTGACCGCCTTCGGTTTCTTCCTCTTCGCCGGGCTGCTCGCCCTGGGCATGCGGGCCGAACTCGCCCGCCCCGGGCTCCAGTTGTGGAGCAACGCCGAGTACAACCAGCTGGTCACCATCCACGGCACGATCATGATGCTGCTGTTCGCGACGCCGATGTTCGCGGGGTTCACCAACGCCGTGATGCCCTTGCAGATCGGGGCGCCCGATGTGGCGTTCCCCCGGCTCAACGCGCTGACCTACTGGCTCTATCTGTTCGGCGGGCTCATCGTCGTCTCCGGCTTCCTCGTGCCGGGCGGCGCGGCGTCCTTCGGCTGGTTCGCCTACGCGCCCCTCAACAGCGCCGTCCGCACTCCCGGCGCCGGGGGCGATCTGTGGGCCATGGGACTGATCCTGACCGGGTTGAGCACCACCCTCGGCTCGGTCAACTTCATCGCCACCATCGTGTGTCTGCGGGCGCCCGGCATGACCATGTTCCGCATGCCCATCTTCACCTGGAACGTCCTGCTCACCTCGATCCTGGCGCTGCTCGCGTTCCCGGTGCTCACCGCGCTGCTGTTCGCCCTGGAGGCCGACCGCAAGTTCGGCGCCGTCGTCTTCGACCCGGCCTACGGCGGGGCCATCCTGTGGCAGCACCTGTTCTGGTTCTTCGGCCATCCCGAGGTCTACATCGTCGCGCTCCCCTTCTTCGGCATCATCTCGGAGATCATCCCGGTCTTCAGCCGCAAACCCACCTTCGGCTATGTCGGCATGGTGGGCGCCACCATCACGATCACGGCGCTCTCGGCGGTGGTGTGGGCCCACCACATGTTCGCCACGGGCGCGGTGCTGCTGCCGTTCTTCTCCCTGATGTCGTTCCTGATCGCGGTGCCGACCGGGGTGAAGTTCTTCAACTGGATCGGCACGATGTGGCACGGCGCGCTGTCCTTCGAGACGCCGATGCTGTGGTCCATCGGATTCCTGGTCACGTTCCTCTTCGGCGGCCTCAGCGGGGTCCTGCTGGCCTCGCCGCCGCTCGACTTCCATGTCACCGACTCCTACTTCGTGGTCGCGCACCTGCACTACGTCCTGTTCGGGACCGTGGTCTTCGCCATGTTCGGCGGCTTCTACTTCTGGTGGCCGAAATGGACCGGCCGCATGCTCGACGAGCGCCTTGGCAAGATCCACTTCTGGACGCTGTTCGTCGGCTTCCAGACCACGTTCCTCGTCCAGCACTGGCTGGGCGCCGAAGGCATGCCACGCCGTTACGCCGACTACCTCTCGGCGGACGGCTTCACGCTCCTCAACACCGTCTCGTCCATCGGCGCGTTCCTCCTCGGACTCTCCACTCTGCCGTTCCTGTACAACGTGTGGCGGACCGCGGCGCGGGCACCCCTGGTCGGCGTCGACGACCCGTGGGGGTACGGACGGTCTCTGGAGTGGGCCACGTCCTGCCCGCCGCCGAGGCACAACTTCCACACGATGCCCCGCGTCCGGTCCGACTCCCCCGCCTTCGACCTGCACCACCCGGAAGCCGCGGCCCTGCCGGTCCCGGCCACCCCGCGCGGACAGGCGACCCCCGACCCCCTCTAG
- a CDS encoding glycosyltransferase — translation MSALRVALIASARHPISEPFAGGLEAHTWGLAHALTRRGHRVELFAAPGSDPALEARELPVRQVVLSSAARADASMPSTAWMEEHHAYLGLMLDLARDGEHRFDVVHNNSLHYLPVAMASALRVPVITTLHTPPTPWLESAIQSRDTCPVVFTAVSQCTASAWHPMVPDALVVRNGIDTDFWRPGPGGPDLVWSGRMVPEKGPHLAIRAARAAGVPLRLAGPVSDERYFEEEVEPLLEDGVSYVGHLDRKELAELLGTSAAALVTPGWDEPYGLVVAEALACGTPVCGFDRGALAEILTPRCGLLAPPATSRRSPRSSPGPCGWTARPPAAGRSCSAPWSTPPTPTPVCTRG, via the coding sequence ATGAGCGCGCTGCGGGTGGCACTGATCGCGTCCGCGCGCCATCCGATCAGTGAGCCGTTCGCCGGCGGACTCGAAGCCCACACCTGGGGGCTCGCACACGCCCTGACCAGGCGCGGACACCGGGTGGAACTCTTCGCCGCGCCCGGCTCCGACCCCGCGCTCGAAGCACGTGAGCTGCCGGTGCGCCAGGTGGTGCTGAGTTCGGCGGCCCGCGCTGACGCCAGCATGCCGAGCACCGCGTGGATGGAGGAGCACCACGCCTATCTGGGGCTGATGCTGGATCTGGCCCGTGACGGCGAGCACCGCTTCGACGTGGTGCACAACAACAGCCTGCACTACCTGCCCGTGGCGATGGCGTCGGCCCTGCGGGTCCCGGTGATCACCACCCTGCACACGCCACCGACCCCGTGGCTCGAGTCGGCCATCCAGAGCCGCGACACCTGCCCGGTCGTCTTCACCGCCGTCAGCCAGTGCACCGCGTCGGCCTGGCATCCCATGGTGCCCGACGCCCTGGTCGTGCGGAACGGCATCGACACCGACTTCTGGCGGCCGGGCCCCGGCGGCCCCGATCTGGTGTGGTCCGGGCGGATGGTGCCCGAGAAGGGGCCGCATCTGGCCATCAGGGCGGCGCGCGCGGCGGGAGTGCCGCTGCGGCTGGCGGGCCCCGTCTCGGACGAGCGGTACTTCGAGGAAGAGGTCGAGCCCCTGCTGGAGGACGGCGTCAGCTACGTCGGCCACCTCGACCGCAAGGAACTGGCCGAACTCCTCGGCACGTCGGCGGCCGCCCTGGTGACGCCGGGCTGGGACGAGCCGTACGGTCTCGTGGTCGCCGAGGCGCTGGCCTGTGGCACACCCGTCTGCGGCTTCGACCGCGGCGCCCTGGCGGAAATCCTCACCCCGCGGTGCGGTCTGCTGGCTCCCCCGGCGACATCGCGGCGCTCGCCGCGCTCATCCCCCGGGCCATGCGGCTGGACCGCGCGGCCGCCCGCCGCAGGGCGGAGCTGTTCTGCTCCCTGGAGCACACCGCCGACGCCTACACCCGTCTGTACGAGAGGGTGA